In a genomic window of Helianthus annuus cultivar XRQ/B chromosome 10, HanXRQr2.0-SUNRISE, whole genome shotgun sequence:
- the LOC110886874 gene encoding probable serine incorporator, which produces MTTAKLEAGMDEGNDTSNDPYAKILAGSWWAQFRYGSNPWMARYVYSVMFLLANLLAWAVRGDYRPTVLTQMNKLKSCEGHEECLGTQGVLRVSMGCFIFFFIMFVSTSGTTKLHQRKELWHSSWWSAKIVILITLTVLPFFLPTQLILLYGSIAHFGAGVFLLIQLISMISFITWLNERCLSEKYAERCRTHFMLLSIAAYFVCILGIILMYIWYTPQLTCTLNIFFITWTLFLLQLMTSVSLHPKVNAGFLTPGIMGLYIVFLCWSAIRSEPPDIKCLRKFGASRDWLTIISFVIALLAMVIATFSTGIDSQCFQSRKDEKQEEDDVPYGFGFFHLVFASGVMYFAMLLIGWNSHHTMKKWTIDVGWTSTWVRIVNEWLAVCVYLWMLVAPIVWKSRQVAEEPK; this is translated from the exons atgacgACAGCAAAACTTGAAGCCGGGATGGATGAAGGAAATGATACCAGTAATGATCCGTATGCCAAGATCTTGGCGGGCTCTTGGTGGGCCCAGTTCAGATATGGATCCAATCCTTGGATGGCCCGTTATGTATATAGCGTCATGTTTCTATTAGCAAACTTGCTTGCGTGGGCTGTACGTGGTGATTATAGGCCGACTGTATTGACCCAAATGAATA AATTAAAAAGTTGTGAAGGTCATGAAGAGTGTTTAGGCACACAAGGAGTTCTGAGAGTGAGCATGGGATGTTTC atATTCTTCTTTATAATGTTTGTTTCAACCAGTGGCACCACAAAGTTACATCAGCGAAAAGAACTGTGGCATTCTAGTTGGTGGTCTGCCAAAATCGTCATCTTGATCACACTGACCGTTCTACCCTTCTTTCTCCCTACACAATTGATTCTTCTAtatg GTTCCATTGCACATTTTGGTGCAGG GGTATTTTTGCTAATTCAACTAATCAGCATGATCAGCTTCATTACATGGCTGAACGAACGCTGCTTATCAGAAAAGTATGCTGAGAGATG CCGTACCCATTTCATGCTGCTTTCAATTGCTGCATATTTTGTGTGCATACTGGGGATCATTTTGATGTATATTTGGTACACACCACAACTGACTTGCACGCTAAATATTTTCTTCATTACATGGACACTTTTTCTCCTCCAGCTTATGACAAGTGTCTCTCTTCATCCAAAA GTTAATGCCGGCTTCCTGACTCCAGGTATTATGGGACTCTACATCGTATTCCTATGTTGGTCCGCCATTAGAAG TGAACCACCAGATATCAAATGTCTGAGGAAGTTTGGAGCCTCAAGAGACTGGCTAACGATCATA AGCTTTGTTATTGCCCTACTTGCAATGGTGATTGCCACATTTTCAACAGGGATTGATTCTCAATGCTTtcag TCGCGAAAGGATGAGAAACAGGAGGAAGATGATGTTCCGTATGGTTTCGGATTCTTCCATTTAGTTTTTGCCTCTGGAGTTATGTACTTTGCAATGTTATTAATCGGTTGGAATTCTCATCACACCATGAAAAA GTGGACTATTGATGTTGGTTGGACAAGTACTTGGGTCAGAATAGTAAATGAGTGGCTAGCAGTCTGTGTTTACT TGTGGATGCTGGTAGCACCGATCGTGTGGAAAAGTCGGCAGGTAGCGGAAGAGCCCAAATAA